The following proteins are co-located in the Pomacea canaliculata isolate SZHN2017 linkage group LG10, ASM307304v1, whole genome shotgun sequence genome:
- the LOC112573219 gene encoding uncharacterized protein LOC112573219, whose product MESATDQSSESYLFTMTSVTTSSLCTNIQQNSSDVPATPSYEEDPKGAFLFCVAVVCIYGLSIVAFIGSHVKKRHVNKDEERQISLYLKNGHHPVNMNGNQFRVLRFKTSALMCSTLGQRRHLKLTSHAESKSSRHARSSFENSDHKNNPEKVDDTEDNDNESFLPQREKPRPSEALQQVVSIPLKLRMPGQDHLNFSLGGSQEETVNSSSDETDPLRAPAGGDDAEVESSGVKDDEAMLTFIDELTSKQENCVELLSNHHIIAESHAVNCLFRESTDDTVETSSIHVNGVTVSPANSTGESGVVWQAAVSAQKPRQSTNELRVMDPEVRAIRHFRGRRSALFPI is encoded by the coding sequence ATGGAGTCAGCAACAGATCAGTCGAGTGAGTCTTACTTGTTCACGATGACCTCGGTGACGACTTCCTCGTTGTGCACCAACATCCAACAAAACTCCTCCGACGTTCCCGCGACCCCATCCTACGAAGAAGACCCCAAGGGTGCCTTTCTGTTCTGCGTCGCTGTAGTGTGCATCTACGGGTTGAGCATCGTCGCCTTCATTGGCAGCCACGTGAAGAAGCGACATGTTAACAAAGACGAGGAGCGTCAGATCTCGCTCTACCTCAAGAATGGACACCATCCTGTGAACATGAACGGGAACCAGTTTCGCGTACTTCGCTTCAAGACCAGCGCCCTCATGTGTTCCACGCTGGGACAGCGTCGCCACCTGAAACTCACCTCGCATGCCGAGTCAAAGAGTTCTCGCCACGCGCGAAGCAGCTTTGAGAACTCGGATCACAAGAACAACCCAGAGAAGGTCGATGACACCGAGGACAACGACAACGAATCGTTCCTTCCACAAAGAGAAAAACCACGCCCATCGGAAGCTCTCCAGCAAGTAGTAAGCATTCCGTTAAAGCTGCGCATGCCTGGTCAAGACCACCTGAACTTTTCCTTGGGGGGATCGCAGGAGGAAACTGTCAACTCCTCTAGCGACGAAACTGACCCCCTTCGCGCTCCGGCTGGAGGTGACGATGCGGAGGTCGAGTCTTCGGGGGTCAAGGACGATGAAGCGATGCTGACGTTCATCGACGAACTTACATCGAAACAAGAGAATTGCGTCGAACTACTATCCAACCATCATATCATCGCCGAAAGTCATGCTGTTAACTGTTTGTTTCGTGAATCTACTGATGACACAGTGGAGACCAGTAGCATTCATGTCAACGGAGTGACGGTTTCTCCTGCCAATAGTACAGGCGAGAGTGGAGTAGTATGGCAGGCCGCTGTTAGCGCTCAGAAGCCTCGTCAAAGTACGAATGAACTCAGAGTCATGGATCCTGAGGTGAGAGCTATTAGACACTTCAGAGGTCGCCGGTCTGCTTTGTTCCCCATCTAG
- the LOC112574063 gene encoding uncharacterized protein LOC112574063 codes for MSSESCEGKSESIMYLPGSSEHDIEAKKKSRLFSFLYGPYKQHHHLVKCVNQIRKENGVFSEMRGRIFCLFPIHNGKIGSIIEQSIWLLNIILPVIFILVACLCETDTVMCICSVALCVLIACHAITVFLVLHNSKIARRQWFVKKVDLQNYFGRENCILEVTLDIIDTVQFLSASQKSDIIARLARNQGNKLTLIICTKSYWSSRVLDPLLCLMLLIILCLAALIVNVDILRKHYFMT; via the exons ATGTCCAGTGAAAGTTGTGAGGGAAAATCCGAGAGCATTATGTATTTGCCTGGCAGCAGTGAACACGACATTGAAGCTAAGAAGAAATCACGCCTCTTCAGTTTCCTTTATGG ACCATATAAACAGCATCATCACCTTGTCAAATGTGTAAATCAGATAAGGAAAGAGAATGGAGTTTTTTCAGAGATGAGAGGACGcattttctgcctttttccAATTCACAATGGCAAAATTGGGAGCATCATTGAACAAAGCATATGGTTACTTAACATTATACTTCCTGTTATTTTCATTCTT GTAGCCTGCTTGTGTGAAACAGATACTGTTATGTGTATCTGCTCTGTGGCCCTGTGTGTGCTGATTGCATGTCATGCCATTACAGTTTTTCTTGTCTTGCACAACAGCAAGATTGCTCGTAGACAGTGGTTTGTCAAAAAG gtGGACCTACAAAACTACTTTGGTAGAGAAAATTGCATTTTGGAGGTTACACTGGACATCATAGACACAGTACAGTTTCTATCTGCAAGTCAGAAAAGTGACATTATCGCCAGACTGGCACGCAATCAAG GAAACAAGCTGACTCTGATTATTTGCACAAAATCATATTGGTCAAGTCGAGTGCTGGATCCTCTTCTGTGCCTTATGCTTCTGATTATTCTTTGCCTTGCTGCTCTCATTGTTAATGTAGATATACTTCGAAAACACTATTTCATGACATGA